The following is a genomic window from candidate division WOR-3 bacterium.
AGTATTTAAGGAATTGAAGAGGGATTGGGGGGAGATAGATTTAGAAAGTGAAATTATCCCTTTCTCCTTCACCGACTATTACGAAAAAGAGATGGGAAAAGAACTATTCCGTCTTTGGGTCTCTTTCCAGAAGGTGATTCCCGCGGAGAGAATGAAGGAGTTGAAGGTGAAGACGTTGGAAGTGGAGAGGCGATATCTAAATGAGAAAGGGGGGAGGATTTTCAATCTTGATCCGGGGATTCTTACCCTCTCTAACCTCTGCCTTCTAACACACAAAAATTATGCGCATCGCATCTATCTGGGCGATGGGCTTTTCTGTGAGGTGACCCTTATCTACCGGAAGGGAAATTTTGAACCACTTCCTTGGACCTATCCGGATTATCGGACCGATACCGCCTTAAATTTCTTCCAAAAGGTGAGAGAAAAACTGGTTGGGGAAAAATGAAAATAGAGACTTGCCATTGGCAAAAATTTATCTATAATAAATAAGGTGCGTTCTAAGTTCATTAAAGAGGATTTGAATTTTACCGGCGAGCAGTTCTCAAGCCTCTTCGCCTACAATAACTTTAACCTCTTAGGCGATTCCATTATCGCCTTCATCGGCGCTTGTGATGTCTCCTTAAAGGAGATTGTGGATTTGGAACTGGCAAAGAGCGGTAAGAAAACTTTCTCCTGTCCCAGGATGCTCCACTTTTTGGCAG
Proteins encoded in this region:
- a CDS encoding DUF4416 family protein, which codes for MKIFLPAKIVLGILSKEMGAVGEVFKELKRDWGEIDLESEIIPFSFTDYYEKEMGKELFRLWVSFQKVIPAERMKELKVKTLEVERRYLNEKGGRIFNLDPGILTLSNLCLLTHKNYAHRIYLGDGLFCEVTLIYRKGNFEPLPWTYPDYRTDTALNFFQKVREKLVGEK
- a CDS encoding DUF366 family protein, with protein sequence MRSKFIKEDLNFTGEQFSSLFAYNNFNLLGDSIIAFIGACDVSLKEIVDLELAKSGKKTFSCPRMLHFLAEHFEVDMEKAILRSFLLLNIIKDLVNEKLERHIIKRVGTELFENDSRIGFSLASSSPVSSL